ATTTTGGAGCTATATGTTATATCTCCAAACTCATAATTTTATATGTGATAGATAGCTCTGAAACCATAACACACCAAGCATTGTGCTTTATCCCCAGTAACCTGCCTCATTTATCAGGACACAATACAGAAATTTGAGGCCCAAACTAGAAACAACTTTGTTCCCATAATGGAGTTATTAAGTTGTACATATTGGCAACGATGTTTCTAAAAATCTATCTTCTACCTGTgacctttgtttgttttgtttttattattattattattattattgttgttgttgttgtgttttttggtttttcgagacagggtttctctgtatagtcctagctgtcctggaactcactctgtagaccaggctggcctcaaactccgaaatccgcctgcctttacctcctgagagtgctgggattaaaggcgtgcaccaccacaccaggctggttttgtttattttaaaagaagctgaTTTCAACTCCAGGCTTGTCTGGGCCACAGAATGACACTTTGTACAGTGATTTCAGATTGGAAGAAACAGTTGCCTTCAGAATGAGTTTTCACACCACGTTTAATTGCTTCATCCATCTTTGGCTTAGTTCTAACATTTCCTGAGGCATTTATACCGGAAGAAGGTTTGGGGATAACTTCTAGATGTTTTATATTTCTCCGTTTATTAATTATAGGGTGGGTTGAAAAGCTCGGAGAGGAAAGCCAAGAATTCAAATGGCTCTTCTTCCTGAGGGCTATGGAATCAGAGACATCTCAGATAACACcaggccttgggaggcagagggaggaggcagagtcGGGAGGATCACCCctaatttgaggccatcctgttAAATAGAGTGAGCTCTAGATAGTCAGGGATTACATACTGAAAACCTGTCACACACCCccaaaatcatataaaattatgatttctttctttaggaacGATTCCAGATTTGTTTTAAAGCATTAGTTGTATTCAGCAAGagtcctttctttttaaagaaaaaaaatcgtAACAGACGAATACAGTGTATTTCAAAACTGGCATCGAAAACCTGGAGAAGGTACTTTCTGTGTGCTACCATAAATagcactttttgttttcttttcattttgcagaatgaagcttttttttttcaaaactgaaaactcACCAGCCTTGCTAGTGCAAGCCTTTAACCTTAGCTACAAGGGAGGCTGATGTAGGAGGACTGAAATTCAATGGCAGCCActgtactcattttttttttaagtttaaaatgtgtgtgtgttggagggaaGGGGCTGGAGCGGTCTGTAAATACACCTTAGTAGAACACAGCTTGTCCAGCAATTATTAAGCTAGAGGATCAATCCCCAGCGTTCCAAAAAAGGAGTGGCCcttataattttgaattttctaaAGCACGTTGatcgtgtgtgagtgtgtgtacctgcacgcttgtgtgtgattgtgtatgtgtgtgtgtgtacctgtgtgtgtatgttttaagaaaataaagagaaatatgtaCAGTCTACCCCATTCTCTATCTCTTGGTGTCTTATGGGGAAAAGTCCTGGAGAAAACATTTGGATAAGGTGGACAGGAATCTCAAAGAAGGCCAAAGCCAAGACCTGGCTACAGTGGGAGGGAGACAAGGAAGATGGTGCAGACTCTCCCTGGTAACAGGGAAGGGAGCCGTCCAACCTCCTGACGGTGATGCCACTTGTGGTTCCTCAGATTGGTGAGGATCCGGATGAGTGACGGGTGGGGCCCGAGGTGAGCGCTGGCGNCggggaggtgggggcggggcctCCCGAGCAGGGGGAGCGGGCTTGGCAGTGACGCGGGGCCCTCACGTGANCCGGGGCTGCAGAGCGACGCAGCCTTGGGTGCAGTCGTCACAAGCGTCTGGCCGGCAGCAGCTCGGAGCTCCTGTGCGCGCGGCGGGCTGGCAGCGGGCCCAAGGCGAGCGGGGCAGGTAAGGGGCCTGCACGCCGCGGCCCTGAGGGCGACAGCCTCGCGACGGGCGGACTggcgggcggcgggcgggcgggcgcgcaCCGCGGCTCCGCGGCTCCGTGCACCGCGCAGGGAACCCCGGCTGCGCCTGGGAAGGGGCGCCCCGGCTCAGGGGCGGGGACGGCGCGGGGCTCCCGGGAGAGGGGCGGCTGGGCGGGCCCGCAGCGGAGAGCGCTAGAGCGAGCCCGGGAGAGCGGGGACGGGGACGGGGACGGGGACAGGAATGGGGACGGGGCTGCTGGAGATCGCAGGCGGCCGTGGAGGGGTTTGGGCGGTGGGTCCGGGGAAGGCGGGTGCGGTGCTGAGCTCGGAGCCCAGTCCTTCCCATCCCGCCCTGTCTGCAGGTCTACTGCGAGCCGAGAGTCCAGGCGGCAGCGGGAATTGAGAGGAGAACTGTGCCGCAAGGGATAGGCCCAGGTCGGTTCAGTGGCGGTGGCGGTGGGGGTGGGTggctgggggagggtggggaaagCCCCGTCTAGGACCCCAGGGAGAGCCCCCAGCCCACACTACTCTTCTCCTCAGTCCTCCATTTTGGTGGCTGAAAGCTCAGGGAAAGGATCCTGGGAAATAAAAAATGGTGggctttgggggagggaggggaaagagagctggggggggaggggctcgAAATGGAGGCTCCCTAGAGGTTTCCTGGAGACTCTTAATGtgggaaaaaataataatgaaaacccTTGTTGTTAGTCTCTGACTTTTGCTGGTCACTGCGTCAagcattcagtttttttttttttttttttcccttgcccTGTCTTACTTGTGTTCAAAGAATAACAACCAGGAAACAAAATCTCATCATGGCCAATGTTCACCAGGAAAACGAAGAGATGGAGCAGCCCCTGCAGAATGGACAAGAAGACCGCcctgtgggaggaggtgagggccACCAGCTTGCTgcaaacaacaaccaccaaaaccacaaccacaaccacaaccaccaccaccaccaccaccgaagAGGCCAGGCTCGCCGACTAGCCCCTAACTTCCGATGGGCCATTCCCAATAGGCAGATTAATGACGGCTTGGGTGGAGATGGAGATGATATGGAAATGTTTatggaggagatgagagagatcCGGAGGAAGCTTAGGGAGCTGCAGCTGAGAAATTGTCTGCGCATTCTGATGGGGGAGCTGTCTAACCACCACGATCACCATGATGAATTCTGCCTTATGCCTTGACTTCGGTCATTCCCCACCCCCCTTGAGATCCATACTGTGATTCCCGCTGTAACCCTTTTCCTTGCATTTTCCTGACATGCCTTTAATGACCCGTTTGTGGTGAGCCTTGTGTTATTTCCATGTGCCAGGTGGGGCTTGTGTTGCCAGCTTCTAATTGGAGATTGCCTTCCCACTCAGTGTGAGTTTCTGTCAACAGTACAGTGTTGCCCATTTGCATGGAAAAATGTAAAGTCAATAAAGCAACTGAAAAGCAACCTGGATAATCATTATTGTGTCCTTAAAGCATAAATAAACActtaagagtaaaaaaaaaaatgagccacaAAAACTCTGAAATTCCACggtattgggggtggggagcggaCACatgtataattttccttttatttggagCTTCATAAACTTTTTGATAAGTTTATGAATTTAGTGCAGGTGTATATAATTATTTGCT
This window of the Mus pahari chromosome X, PAHARI_EIJ_v1.1, whole genome shotgun sequence genome carries:
- the Bex3 gene encoding protein BEX3 isoform X1, which codes for MANVHQENEEMEQPLQNGQEDRPVGGGEGHQLAANNNHQNHNHNHNHHHHHHRRGQARRLAPNFRWAIPNRQINDGLGGDGDDMEMFMEEMREIRRKLRELQLRNCLRILMGELSNHHDHHDEFCLMP
- the Bex3 gene encoding protein BEX3 isoform X2 → MEQPLQNGQEDRPVGGGEGHQLAANNNHQNHNHNHNHHHHHHRRGQARRLAPNFRWAIPNRQINDGLGGDGDDMEMFMEEMREIRRKLRELQLRNCLRILMGELSNHHDHHDEFCLMP